In Parageobacillus sp. KH3-4, the genomic window GGAAAAATCGAAGCCGTCTACCCTGTTGCCACTGGCGTTAATACATTATTAACGCCGGAAGGCCTATTTACAGTAACAGTAAAGGCGAAAAATCCGTATTACCGCAAAAAAAATATCCCGGGCGGTGCGCCGAATAATCCGCTTGGGACGCGGTGGATCGGATTTAACGCGAAAGGCACGGACGGGCGTGTATACGGGATTCATGGAACGAATAACCCATCATCCATTGGAAAATATGTGTCGCAAGGATGTATACGCATGTACAATCACGATGTCGAGCAATTGTATGAAAAAGTTCCGAGTGGCGCGAAAGTGGTTATCGTCCGCAGCAACGAATCGTTTGCTGCGATTGGCAAACGGTATGGCGCGCTATAGTTGAAAGGACAAGCTCCAACTAGATGCTTGTCCTTTTCTTTTTGTACATATAGAGACGTATGGCGCTTCTGGCATTTTTTGGCCCCGATAGGCATTAAAAGGCTTTCGGCGCCTTCCGTTTTTTTATTAAAACCACATGCTAATGCCGGTTAAAATTGTTGTGATTAACATAGAGAGCAACATCAAATAAACGACGAATTTTTGCGTTTTTTTGCGGGACATTGCCGTTCCTCCTTATGGACAAAGTTCCTGTTTAACATTGTATCGTGAGGGAAGCGGGGAGACAAGAGAAAACTTGGCCGCGTTTGCAAGAGAAAAGCAGGATTTTTTGTCGAAATGGCGAAACATACTTAATGTTCGCAACATTTTACAGCAAAGGGGATTAGGCAATGGATGTAAAAAAAGTGGACCATGTTGGAATTGCCGTTACGTCCGTCGAGAAAGCGCTGCCATTTTACGTCGATATATTGCAGCTAAAGCTTCTTGGCATCGAGGAAGTGGAATCGGAAAAAGTAAAGGTCGCCTTTTTGAAAGCGGGAGAAACGAAAATCGAACTGCTTGAACCCACATCGCCGGAAAGCGCGATCGCAAAATTTATTGAAAAACGCGGCGAAGGGATTCATCACGTCGCGCTTGGGGTGGACGATATACAAGAACGGATCAACGAGCTAAAAGAAAAAGGAATTCGCATGATCCAAGACGAGCCAAAACGCGGCGCCGGCGGGGCGCTTGTCGCCTTTATGCATCCGAAATCAACGGGAGGTGTTTTGTATGAACTTTGCGAGAGAAAGGATGCGGAGGTGTAGACGATGGCTGATATGTATGACAAAATTAATGAACTGTATGATCGGCGCCGTGAAATCGAACTGGGAGGCGGCGATGATAAAATTGAAAAACAG contains:
- a CDS encoding L,D-transpeptidase yields the protein MRWILAAMLMLSSFLSIPASAEVETKPFIIINKAVNQLAFISNGKIEAVYPVATGVNTLLTPEGLFTVTVKAKNPYYRKKNIPGGAPNNPLGTRWIGFNAKGTDGRVYGIHGTNNPSSIGKYVSQGCIRMYNHDVEQLYEKVPSGAKVVIVRSNESFAAIGKRYGAL
- the prli42 gene encoding stressosome-associated protein Prli42, which produces MSRKKTQKFVVYLMLLSMLITTILTGISMWF
- the mce gene encoding methylmalonyl-CoA epimerase: MDVKKVDHVGIAVTSVEKALPFYVDILQLKLLGIEEVESEKVKVAFLKAGETKIELLEPTSPESAIAKFIEKRGEGIHHVALGVDDIQERINELKEKGIRMIQDEPKRGAGGALVAFMHPKSTGGVLYELCERKDAEV